CGCGCAGCATTGCCCTGAAAATGCTCGCCAGCGGGCTGGATGCCGGGATGATAATGGAAATGACCGGACTGAGTCAGGAAGAACTCTCCTCCCTCGCCCCTTAAAACTAAGAGGGGCGGCATGCTTGCCGCCCCGGTAACCTTAACCTATCGCCGGAGCCGCATCGCCCCCATTTGCATCACGCTTCACCTCAGTGATTTCATCGCCCTTCTCATTACGCAGATGAACTTCCAGTTGGTTAAAGGCGATATTGATATCATTCTCCCGACACAAGCGATCGATAGCACGGTTTAATTCATCTACCGCGTAGCTACGATCGCGCAGTTCGCGCACATACAGGCGCAGTTCGTGATCGAGCGTACTGGCACCAAAGGTGGTAAAGAAAACCGACGGCGCGGGCTCTTGCATCACTTTAGGATGCTCGTGCGCAGCCTGTAGCAGAACTTCTTTCACCTTATCCAGGTCGGAACCATAGGCCACGCCCAGGCGGATGACGACGCGGGTCACGGTGTCGGAAAGCGACCAGTTAATCAAACGCTCCGTAACGAAGGCTTTATTCGGGATAATCACTTCTTTGCGGTCAAAGTCAGTGATCGTCGTGGCGCGGATGCGGATCTTACTGACGGTGCCGGAGAACGTACCGATGGTCACCGTATCGCCAATACGTACCGGGCGTTCGAACAAGATAATCAGACCGGAGACAAAGTTACCGAAAATTTCCTGCAGGCCGAAGCCCAAACCAACCGACAGCGCCGCTGCCAACCACTGCAGCTTGTCCCACGAAACGCCCAGCGAACCAAAGACCGTCATCGCGCCAATAACAATAATGGCATAGTTCAGGATCGTGGTAATCGCATATGACGCCCCCTGACGCATATTCAACCGGGAGAGCACCAGGACTTCCAGTAGCCCTGGTAGGTTGCGAATTAACGCCCAGGCCACCATGGACGCCACAATCGCAAACAGTAAGCTGCCCATGGTAACGCTTTTTATGACACTGACCCCGGCCTCTGTACCGTTGTAGTGCCAAAGCGTAATACTGTCGAGATAAGCAAAAACGGTGATCAGATCCGACCAAATAGCCCAGAACAGCACGCCAAACAGCGCGATCATTACCAACATCGTAATACGCAGCGTCTGCTGGTTAACCTGCTCCAGTGCGATCGTCGGTTCCTCCTGTGGCTCAACGCCTTCGGCCCCTTCTTTAACCAGGTGCTGACGGCGCGCCAGCGCCCGACGCCAGGCGATGCGTCGGGCGGCTACGCTCAAACCGCGCAGCACGGTCTGATACAGTAGATTCCACAACATCACCAGATAAACGGTTTCAATCCAGCGACCTGCAAGACGCAGCGTGGTGTAGAAGTAGCCCGTTGCCGTCAGAATCATCAACGCAATCGGCACAATCGACAGCACGGTCACGGTGATTAGACGCAGGCCGTGGGACTCTTTATCTCGCCAGCTTTCGCGAAACATTGGCCAGACGAGCACCGCTATCAGCAGCAGGTTGAGGAAAATAACGAACTGCCCCAGCACATCGTCCATCAAATGCAGCGGCGACAGTTCCGACATCACCGACCAAAAGTTCAGGGGCAACAACGCAAGGCTGACGCGCACAATTTGCCGCCGCCAGTGGCTGGTCAACTGTGACGGCATATTAAAGTGGCTCACCGCCACGCCATCTTTTTCCAGCACCTTCCAGCACAAGCCAAATACCAGCCAGAATATCGCCAGCTTTTTGCTATAGGCCCACAGCAAATCGCTGATATTCAGCTGCATCGTTAGCAGAATCAGACCAATGGCCAGAATCAACAACACTACCGGCAACGCTCGTATCAGATCGATGAGAATCGCTTTCGGCGTATGAAGCTGAGTGTCATTGCGTAGTTGTCCCACCTGTGATGCCAGCTTCGCCTGATACGCTTTAAGCCATTTCAGACGCCAGCGAATCAGCCCGGCAATCAGCAATAGCGGCAAACCGGCGAGAAATGCAATAAATACCGCAGGCCAGGCCTTTTCCCAGTTTACGGTGATTTTCATCGCCTTAAACTGACCTTGCAGCGCTTCCGGGAAGGCTTTAATCCATTCCCAATCCATCGGACGGTTACTGTTGACCCAGAAAATCTGCTGCGTCAGGATGGCTTTGAGGTTGGTCGAGACGCTCATTAACTGCTGCTGGTTGATTTGCAGGTTAATCGCCATCATCAACTGATTGCCAAGCTGTTTATTAAACTGATCGAGCAGCTCCCGGCGCATATCAATCAGCTCCAGCAGAGCATCATGCACTTCGGGGTTAACATCGCTGCTATGCCCTTCTTCCAGCTTCGCAACGTAAGCATCACTCTGGAACAACGCGTCTCGCTGCTGGTTCACCTCAAACTGCTCAAGGCGCAGGTCAGCGATGCGGTTAGTCATATCGCTTAGTTCATCCGCCGAGGGCAGCGTCTGTTGTTGCTGGTAAAGAATGCGCGACAGTAGCAGGCTGCCTTTCAGCACCGAGATCTGCTCTTTAATATCGCGTTCAGACTGTAAAGCACGATCGAGCCAGGTCTTTACCTTGATATTACGCTGGACCAGCTGATTGCCGTTTTCCGTTGCTGAAATAAGTTTTTCACTAAGCTGATGGTTAATATCCAGCTCTTGTTTCACCAGCGGGTTAGTCTGAATCTTTGCTGCTTCATCTGGAGAAACCGCCTCCTGAGCAGTTTTCTCAGTGAGCGTTAAGCGCTTACTGTTGACGGCTTCTTGCAATAACTGAAGCTGATGCTGTAAACGGTTACTATTGGCGGTAACATAATCACGCTGCTTTTGCAGGGTATCCTGCAGCACGGTGTTACCTTCCAGGCTTTTGCGCTGTTGATCGATCTGCGCGTTCAGTAAAGCCTGCTGTACCAGCAGCAAATTCTGC
This Klebsiella sp. RHBSTW-00484 DNA region includes the following protein-coding sequences:
- the mscK gene encoding mechanosensitive channel MscK encodes the protein MLHTIRWRNAISAFIFTLIFFVGCISVNQALAADLPERAEVQSQLNTLNKQKELTPQDKLVQQDLTQTLETLDKIERIKSETAQLRQQVAQAPAKMNQAIDSLNALSDATDDEATRKTLSSLSLRQLESRVSQTLDDLQNAQNDLATYNSQLVSLQTQPERVQNAMYSASQQLQQIRNRLNGTSTGDEALRPTQQNLLLVQQALLNAQIDQQRKSLEGNTVLQDTLQKQRDYVTANSNRLQHQLQLLQEAVNSKRLTLTEKTAQEAVSPDEAAKIQTNPLVKQELDINHQLSEKLISATENGNQLVQRNIKVKTWLDRALQSERDIKEQISVLKGSLLLSRILYQQQQTLPSADELSDMTNRIADLRLEQFEVNQQRDALFQSDAYVAKLEEGHSSDVNPEVHDALLELIDMRRELLDQFNKQLGNQLMMAINLQINQQQLMSVSTNLKAILTQQIFWVNSNRPMDWEWIKAFPEALQGQFKAMKITVNWEKAWPAVFIAFLAGLPLLLIAGLIRWRLKWLKAYQAKLASQVGQLRNDTQLHTPKAILIDLIRALPVVLLILAIGLILLTMQLNISDLLWAYSKKLAIFWLVFGLCWKVLEKDGVAVSHFNMPSQLTSHWRRQIVRVSLALLPLNFWSVMSELSPLHLMDDVLGQFVIFLNLLLIAVLVWPMFRESWRDKESHGLRLITVTVLSIVPIALMILTATGYFYTTLRLAGRWIETVYLVMLWNLLYQTVLRGLSVAARRIAWRRALARRQHLVKEGAEGVEPQEEPTIALEQVNQQTLRITMLVMIALFGVLFWAIWSDLITVFAYLDSITLWHYNGTEAGVSVIKSVTMGSLLFAIVASMVAWALIRNLPGLLEVLVLSRLNMRQGASYAITTILNYAIIVIGAMTVFGSLGVSWDKLQWLAAALSVGLGFGLQEIFGNFVSGLIILFERPVRIGDTVTIGTFSGTVSKIRIRATTITDFDRKEVIIPNKAFVTERLINWSLSDTVTRVVIRLGVAYGSDLDKVKEVLLQAAHEHPKVMQEPAPSVFFTTFGASTLDHELRLYVRELRDRSYAVDELNRAIDRLCRENDINIAFNQLEVHLRNEKGDEITEVKRDANGGDAAPAIG